In Oryza glaberrima chromosome 8, OglaRS2, whole genome shotgun sequence, the following are encoded in one genomic region:
- the LOC127781297 gene encoding uncharacterized protein LOC127781297, protein MPEITEEKGPGQQETESSDTIVDIDDLRRDWSRGRELLTRNKRSILISSVNKYVRSVHPSMYEPYYVPIGPYHYKAENNRKEEKCASYASLFSKHSGDSIVFDESKLARCKRYLNSWDAYEIYDLTNTKFSDGKTIELLRTTMLFDSCYVLDWLASIEKTRPDKLVKKVERDILYLLENQIPFTLLREIYTVTNCSSGPPLEKVLGDYIIERVLKKYKYAYVKLAKHEDILVPDGNAQAQPIHHLLHLLHMYFAGKVLAMSVDNNTGIAAEEDSAASRTPPLGNKEELHCTTTNTNDVALGDDSRSTQHGGDDVLRWRRATEYHAANVKFKPRELTEAEQGRSVIDMELRGSTLMMPVLTIDWYSVSILRNLIALEQESQQDLGFRVTAYCTFLSEVAGTPEDVALLSRSGVIKHIMTNDATCAEFFSKLRNGVVFDNRNVQENYLLDTCHQLGKHVDSKWSNWMATLWHIYLNNPWAIISLVVATILLVCSIVQTVYTAKGK, encoded by the exons ATGCCAGAAATAACAGAGGAAAAAG GTCCAGGTCAACAAGAAACTGAAAGCAGCGACACTATAGTAGACATTGATGACCTAAGAAGAGACTGGTCGAGAGGAAGAGAGCTCCTGACACGCAATAAAAGAAGTATTCTCATCAGCAGTGTCAACAAATATGTGCGCAGTGTCCACCCAAGTATGTACGAACCGTATTACGTCCCCATCGGCCCATACCACTACAAGGCCGAGAACAATCGGAAGGAAGAGAAATGTGCAAGCTACGCCTCCCTGTTCTCAAAGCATAGCGGCGACAGCATTGTCTTCGACGAAAGCAAGCTGGCCAGATGCAAGAGGTACCTCAACAGTTGGGATGCTTATGAGATCTATGATCTTACTAACACCAAGTTCAGTGATGGAAAAACCATCGAATTGCTGCGCACGACAATGCTCTTTGATAGCTGTTATGTCCTCGACTGGTTAGCGAGCATAGAGAAAACTCGTCCAGATAAACTAGTGAAGAAGGTAGAGCGCGACATCCTGTACCTTTTGGAGAATCAAATACCATTCACCTTGTTACGGGAGATCTACACGGTAACAAATTGCAGCAGCGGCCCCCCTTTGGAGAAGGTGTTGGGTGACTACATCATCGAACGAGTACTGAAAAAGTACAAGTACGCATATGTGAAATTGGCGAAACATGAAGACATCCTGGTCCCGGATGGTAATGCGCAAGCGCAACCTATTCATCATCTGCTGCACTTGCTTCACATGTACTTCGCCGGTAAGGTGCTGGCGATGTCGGTGGACAACAACACTGGCATTGCCGCTGAGGAAGATAGTGCGGCGTCTAGAACTCCGCCGTTGGGGAACAAGGAGGAATTGCACTGTACCACCACTAACACAAATGATGTGGCCTTGGGAGATGACAGTAGATCAAcgcagcacggcggcgacgacgtcttGCGTTGGAGACGGGCCACGGAGTACCACGCGGCCAACGTGAAGTTCAAGCCCCGGGAACTCACAGAGGCGGAGCAAGGACGTTCAGTCATCGACATGGAGCTCAGAGGCAGCACGCTGATGATGCCCGTCCTGACAATCGACTGGTACTCGGTGTCGATCCTCCGCAACCTGATAGCCCTGGAGCAGGAAAGCCAGCAGGATCTTGGGTTCCGCGTCACAGCGTACTGCACGTTCTTGTCAGAGGTTGCAGGCACTCCGGAGGATGTGGCACTTCTGTCGCGGAGCGGGGTCATCAAGCACATCATGACCAACGACGCCACTTGCGCAGAGTTCTTCTCCAAGCTCCGCAACGGAGTCGTCTTTGACAACCGGAATGTACAGGAAAACTATCTTCTCGATACTTGCCATCAACTTGGGAAGCATGTCGATAGCAAGTGGTCCAACTGGATGGCTACTTTGTGGCACATATACTTGAACAACCCATGGGCCATCATCAGCCTCGTGGTTGCTACAATCTTGCTTGTTTGTTCAATTGTGCAGACAGTGTATACAGCgaaaggaaaataa